The genomic window GCTAAGACAAAATCCGCCTTGGGTAATCCCGCTAGAACACCAATATGCGCTGCAGCGGATTTTGCCAAAGGTTCGAGCGTGTAGCCGCCTTCCAGTACCGAAACGATTCTGCCGGGACAACTTGGAGCGGCTTGGATGATTTTGTGTGTCAACCAGGCGAAATCGGCTTCGTGCAGATTCAGACGACCTGTTTCGTCTTGTTTGTGTCCGTCGAAACCTGCGGACAGTAAGACCAGTTCGGGTTTGAATGCGGTCAGTTTGTTCAACCATTTTTCGCGTACGGTAGTGCGGAAGACGCGGCTGCCGGTGTTGGACGCGAAAGGCAGGTGTAACATATTGGCGCCGTTGGCGGAATGGTTGGTTTCGGGAAATGGGAAGAGGTCGGTTTCAAAAAGGTTCATAAACAGGACGCGCGGGTCATCTTTGAAGATTTCCGCTGTGCCGTCGCCGTAATGGACGTCGAAGTCGATGATAGCGATGCGTTGGAGTCGATATTCGGCGATGGCGTGCATGACGCCTGCGGCGACGTTGTTTAATAGGCAGAAACCGCCTGCCTTATCGCTGTGCGCGTGGTGTCCGGGTGGACGGACGGCGCAAAAAGCGTGCCATGCTTTCTTATTCATCACCATATCTACCGCCTGAACGACAGCCCCTGCGGCGTAACGGGCAGCTTTGAGCGAACCATGGCTCATGACGGTATCGTCGTCGAGGCGGTAGATTTTGTCCGCTTGGGGCTGGCAGGCTTCGAGCGAGCGCAGGTACTTGCGCGGGTGAACCAAGGCGAGGCGGGTATCGCTGATTTCTTCGGCTTCGGCAGTTTGAAGATGCCGCCAAATATCCTGGCCTTTGAGTTCCGCCTCGATAACGGCAGTGCGTTCGGGTGAGTCGGGATGACCTGCGTCGGGTTGGTGTTGCGCAAAAACGGGATGAGAAATCCAGACCGTACGCGCATTTTTACCCAAGAGGCGGCGTAGGCGCGTACGCAGTCGTCGAATGAGTTTTTTCATGAGGAAAAGGGCGCGGGGCTTGTCGTTGGTAGGAAGGAATCAGGTTTTAAATGTCGTTGAAACTTCATTTTCAGACGACCTGACATGATAAATATGGTTAATAAATAGGGAAAGGCTTGGAAATTTTTCAGACGACCTTTAGAATAGCTTAATTTTGCGGCTGTACCAATGCTTTTTTCTGTCGCAAGCAGTGTTTTACTTAATTTTAATCTC from Neisseria sp. DTU_2020_1000833_1_SI_GRL_NUU_006 includes these protein-coding regions:
- a CDS encoding histone deacetylase family protein — translated: MKKLIRRLRTRLRRLLGKNARTVWISHPVFAQHQPDAGHPDSPERTAVIEAELKGQDIWRHLQTAEAEEISDTRLALVHPRKYLRSLEACQPQADKIYRLDDDTVMSHGSLKAARYAAGAVVQAVDMVMNKKAWHAFCAVRPPGHHAHSDKAGGFCLLNNVAAGVMHAIAEYRLQRIAIIDFDVHYGDGTAEIFKDDPRVLFMNLFETDLFPFPETNHSANGANMLHLPFASNTGSRVFRTTVREKWLNKLTAFKPELVLLSAGFDGHKQDETGRLNLHEADFAWLTHKIIQAAPSCPGRIVSVLEGGYTLEPLAKSAAAHIGVLAGLPKADFVLAYEKHLKNRQEEKKSLDRKQPPASTRVV